In Vitis vinifera cultivar Pinot Noir 40024 chromosome 17, ASM3070453v1, one genomic interval encodes:
- the LOC104882320 gene encoding transcription factor MYB35, whose product MVRPPCCDKLNVKRGLWTAEEDAKILAHVSKHGTGNWTAVPKKAGLRRCGKSCRLRWTNYLRPDLKHESFTPQEEELIVRLHATIGSRWSIIAQQLPGRTDNDVKNYWNTKLRKKLSEMGIDPITHKPFSQILADYGNIGGLPKNGTRIGSLTRDLKNALMLKSDQSSAITSEEFSKPEAAQEIFLTNNRNSHDNPSMNLLTQLKAIKLVTEASSCIHHGNISSLSSPSSSSTCLTPKAKSLHTFSWSDFLLEDAFLSSDPQEQENMSKGNLDLQSEPNADGQRQVDPIEEMTNTVLSNGASEASSSYDSSFLEAMLDRENDMFLEFPSLLEEPFYY is encoded by the exons aTGGTGAGACCACCATGTTGTGATAAACTGAATGTGAAGAGGGGTCTTTGGACAGCAGAGGAGGATGCAAAGATACTTGCCCATGTATCAAAACATGGGACGGGCAACTGGACAGCAGTTCCCAAAAAAGCAG GACTGAGAAGATGCGGGAAGAGTTGCAGGCTAAGGTGGACTAATTATTTGAGGCCTGATCTGAAGCATGAGAGCTTTACACCCCAAGAAGAGGAGTTGATTGTTAGACTTCATGCAACCATAGGCAGCAG GTGGTCTATAATAGCCCAACAGCTTCCTGGGAGAACAGATAATGACGTAAAGAACTACTGGAACACCAAGCTGAGAAAGAAGCTCTCTGAAATGGGGATTGATCCCATTACCCATAAACCCTTCTCTCAGATCCTTGCTGATTATGGAAACATTGGAGGCCTCCCAAAGAATGGAACCCGAATTGGGTCTCTCACCAGAGACTTGAAGAATGCTCTCATGTTGAAATCAGACCAATCATCAGCAATCACTTCAGAAGAATTCTCAAAACCAGAAGCAGCTCAAGAAATCTTCTTGACCAACAATCGTAACAGCCACGATAACCCGTCAATGAATCTTCTCACTCAGCTTAAAGCCATAAAACTGGTCACAGAAGCCTCAAGTTGCATCCACCATGGAAACATCTCTTCATTGTCGTCACCATCATCATCTTCTACATGCTTGACCCCAAAAGCAAAGTCACTCCATACATTTAGCTGGAGCGACTTCCTTCTAGAGGATGCATTTTTATCATCTGATCCGCAAGAGCAAGAAAACATGTCAAAGGGTAACTTGGACCTGCAGAGTGAGCCGAATGCAGATGGACAACGGCAAGTTGACCCAATTGAAGAGATGACCAACACAGTCCTTAGCAATGGCGCCTCTGAAGCTTCATCATCCTATGATAGTTCATTTCTGGAAGCCATGCTAGACCGAGAAAACGATATGTTCTTGGAGTTCCCTAGCCTTCTGGAGGAACCTTTCTACTACTGA